A genomic window from Candidatus Saccharibacteria bacterium includes:
- the polA gene encoding DNA polymerase I, with translation MSGNTLPKKFVLIDGKSVFYRGYYAMPTLSMRDGTPTGGVYGFASLALELLRQIQPDYVAVAWDKPKTNIRRRLEIYDKYKANRKPAPPDFYAQIPLLHELLEAFGWPLYELDDYEADDIMGTLSTQANAQGIHTVMISSDLDMLQVVDSDTELYALKKGLANLEKFDVPAFEAKYGLNVTQFLDLKSLKGDTSDNIPGVPGIGEKTAIALLQEFGSLDAIYEHLDQIKPAWRNKLESGHESALMSRELGKIWCDAPLALDLAAVDARKLDPAKLRANLEKLEFTSLIRRLPDYMRDESAEKSAVELDEAEVQDFNEAARVLIQMSDELVVVMAGEYLYLSATDDVAIKLPIRGGAELLQNKKIIAHDAKTLAETLLKIQSDLDFEVQFDTKLTAFLLDSLRKAPTIEEAVGWLEMDEDGNLIELTPGQQIAAIWSLYKTQREELAKYATLHKLAREVDFPLQLLLARIERRGVRLDSSNLASMSQELERKIATVEQEIWSMAGYEFNVGSSQQLSEVLFTTLQLPTTGIKRSARGYYSTGKKELDKLHGQHPIIAKITEIRELMKMKNTYVDVLPSLIDERGYLHTDFRQDVAATGRLSSSNPNLQNIPIRTELGQRVRGAFVASPGKVLVSADYSQFELRLAAAMAGDTNLIEDFQDDAVDIHTKTAAEAYGVSFDDVTPEMRRHAKVINFGVLYGMSPHGLSVATGMTIIKAKEFIDRYFTVRQPIRDFLDKTIRQAETEGYVETLFGRRRPTPDVTSSNFMVREGAKRAAANMPIQGTEADLMKMAMLRVERELGGLCRQILQIHDSILVECAPNDLDKVSKSLKHMMEHIYPELGVRLKVDVKSGQSWADL, from the coding sequence ATGTCGGGGAATACTTTACCCAAAAAATTTGTACTGATTGACGGAAAATCAGTGTTTTATCGGGGTTATTACGCTATGCCGACCTTGTCGATGCGCGATGGCACGCCGACGGGCGGGGTGTATGGTTTTGCGTCGCTCGCCCTAGAATTGTTGCGTCAGATTCAGCCAGATTATGTGGCGGTTGCCTGGGACAAACCAAAGACGAACATTCGCCGCCGCCTAGAGATTTACGATAAATACAAAGCCAATCGCAAGCCGGCGCCGCCAGATTTTTACGCCCAGATTCCGCTGCTGCACGAGCTGCTCGAGGCGTTTGGCTGGCCGCTGTATGAGCTGGACGATTATGAGGCGGATGATATTATGGGTACATTGAGTACGCAGGCTAACGCTCAGGGTATCCATACTGTGATGATCAGCTCGGATCTCGATATGTTGCAAGTGGTTGATAGTGATACCGAACTATATGCGCTGAAAAAAGGTCTGGCGAATCTCGAAAAGTTTGATGTGCCGGCCTTTGAGGCAAAATATGGGCTAAACGTCACGCAGTTTCTGGATCTCAAGAGCCTGAAAGGCGATACCAGCGACAATATCCCGGGCGTACCAGGCATCGGCGAGAAAACTGCCATTGCCTTGTTGCAGGAATTTGGCAGTTTGGACGCTATTTATGAGCATCTTGACCAGATTAAACCCGCCTGGCGCAATAAACTAGAATCAGGCCATGAGTCGGCGTTGATGTCACGCGAGCTGGGCAAAATTTGGTGCGATGCGCCACTAGCATTAGACCTGGCGGCGGTGGATGCGCGCAAACTTGATCCAGCGAAATTGCGAGCAAATCTAGAGAAATTGGAATTTACGTCGCTGATCCGGCGATTGCCTGATTACATGCGTGATGAGTCAGCTGAAAAGAGCGCGGTAGAGCTAGATGAGGCGGAGGTTCAGGATTTTAATGAGGCTGCTCGCGTGCTCATCCAGATGTCAGACGAATTGGTGGTCGTCATGGCGGGTGAGTATCTATATCTCAGCGCCACTGATGATGTCGCGATCAAGCTTCCCATACGGGGTGGCGCCGAATTACTGCAGAATAAAAAAATTATTGCTCACGACGCAAAAACGCTAGCGGAAACGTTGCTAAAGATCCAGTCTGATCTCGATTTTGAGGTGCAGTTTGATACGAAATTAACGGCCTTTTTGCTCGATTCGCTGCGCAAAGCACCGACAATCGAAGAGGCGGTGGGCTGGCTCGAGATGGATGAGGACGGTAATTTGATCGAGCTAACGCCGGGTCAACAAATAGCGGCGATTTGGTCGCTCTATAAAACGCAGCGTGAGGAGCTCGCGAAATATGCTACATTGCATAAACTAGCCCGAGAGGTAGATTTCCCATTACAGCTATTACTGGCACGCATCGAACGGCGCGGTGTCAGGCTCGATAGTTCCAATCTAGCCAGCATGAGTCAGGAGCTAGAGAGGAAGATAGCGACGGTCGAGCAGGAGATCTGGTCTATGGCGGGTTACGAGTTCAACGTCGGTAGTTCTCAGCAGTTGTCTGAAGTCTTGTTCACCACATTGCAACTACCGACGACTGGTATCAAGCGCTCGGCCAGGGGCTATTATTCAACAGGCAAGAAAGAGCTCGATAAACTGCACGGCCAGCATCCAATCATTGCTAAAATTACCGAGATTCGCGAACTCATGAAAATGAAAAATACGTATGTTGATGTGCTGCCGAGCTTGATCGACGAGCGGGGCTATCTGCACACAGATTTTCGTCAAGACGTGGCGGCGACTGGACGACTCAGCTCGAGCAATCCTAATCTCCAGAATATTCCGATTCGGACCGAGCTAGGCCAGCGCGTCAGGGGTGCATTTGTGGCGAGTCCCGGCAAAGTGCTGGTCAGTGCCGATTATTCACAGTTCGAGCTGCGACTAGCGGCGGCGATGGCGGGAGACACTAATTTGATCGAAGATTTCCAGGACGACGCTGTCGATATTCACACCAAAACGGCCGCCGAGGCCTATGGTGTGTCGTTCGACGATGTCACGCCGGAGATGCGACGTCACGCCAAGGTGATTAACTTTGGCGTGTTATATGGCATGAGTCCGCACGGGTTGTCGGTGGCGACGGGCATGACGATTATAAAAGCCAAAGAGTTTATTGATCGCTATTTCACGGTGCGTCAGCCGATTCGGGATTTTCTCGATAAAACGATACGGCAGGCCGAAACCGAAGGCTACGTCGAAACACTGTTTGGGCGACGTCGGCCGACACCGGATGTCACATCGAGCAATTTCATGGTACGCGAAGGCGCTAAACGAGCGGCCGCTAACATGCCAATTCAGGGAACAGAGGCGGATTTAATGAAAATGGCGATGTTACGGGTCGAGCGCGAGCTGGGCGGCTTGTGTCGGCAAATTCTCCAGATTCACGATAGTATTCTCGTCGAGTGTGCGCCGAATGATCTCGATAAAGTCAGTAAATCACTCAAACATATGATGGAACATATCTATCCAGAGCTAGGCGTCCGGCTCAAGGTCGATGTAAAGAGCGGCCAATCGTGGGCCGATCTATAG
- a CDS encoding nucleoside monophosphate kinase produces the protein MTTSSSLIGIAGTFASGKDTVAEFLVRDFGYTHVSTGDMVRKVATEKYGSIERPVLVKTATELRYENGAGALVSEALKEARPLVITGIRSLGEAKALKAAGGTLLFVDAPIAVRYERVKSRARDNETLLTLEQFQANEEKEMYAGPNDEDFNIRGIGEMADIHIENTLPLEQYIALVYDELGLSK, from the coding sequence ATGACTACATCCAGTAGTTTGATTGGTATCGCTGGGACATTTGCGAGCGGCAAAGACACCGTGGCTGAGTTTTTGGTGAGGGATTTTGGCTACACCCATGTTTCGACGGGTGACATGGTTCGCAAAGTCGCAACGGAAAAATATGGCTCGATTGAGCGACCGGTCTTGGTCAAAACCGCAACAGAACTGCGCTATGAGAACGGGGCAGGCGCCCTAGTCAGCGAGGCATTAAAGGAAGCTCGACCACTGGTCATCACTGGGATCCGTAGTCTGGGCGAAGCCAAGGCTCTCAAAGCGGCCGGCGGTACTCTATTGTTCGTCGATGCGCCAATCGCAGTTCGCTATGAACGCGTCAAATCGCGGGCGCGCGACAACGAAACTTTGCTCACACTCGAGCAATTCCAGGCGAATGAGGAAAAGGAAATGTACGCCGGACCGAATGACGAGGACTTTAATATCCGTGGCATTGGCGAGATGGCGGACATTCATATCGAGAACACATTGCCGCTCGAACAATATATTGCCTTGGTGTATGACGAGCTCGGTTTATCTAAATAA
- the rpoD gene encoding RNA polymerase sigma factor RpoD, with the protein MTDDSVRVYLREIGRIPLLTQDEENDLAAKIVANVEPLAEVEASLEELKEKLQNPDLTPDKRAKLKSRRDTLRAKAKKLKKPKDQMAEANMRLVVSIAKRYSNRGLDFLDLIQEGNTGLLRAVEKFDPDKGFKFSTYATWWIRQAITRAIADQARTIRIPVHMVETINKLLRTQRKLTQELNREPTIDELAEALDETPEKIKYVFKIKQDIQSLDANIGGSDDDDSSELGNFVEDDSMIKPEEAAAGQLLREQVLDVVNGLNDREKKIIKMRFGLDGDRPHTLEEVGAEFAVTRERIRQIEAKALNKLRKHKDTRKLYDYIQ; encoded by the coding sequence ATGACCGACGACAGCGTGCGGGTTTATTTGCGTGAGATCGGTCGTATTCCACTGTTGACGCAGGACGAAGAGAACGACCTCGCTGCGAAAATTGTCGCTAACGTTGAACCGCTGGCCGAAGTTGAGGCTAGCCTAGAGGAGCTAAAAGAGAAATTGCAGAACCCTGATTTGACACCGGACAAGCGTGCCAAATTAAAGAGCCGCCGCGATACTCTGCGAGCCAAAGCTAAAAAGCTCAAAAAACCCAAAGATCAGATGGCAGAGGCGAACATGCGTCTCGTCGTGTCGATTGCTAAACGCTATAGTAACCGCGGACTAGATTTTCTCGATCTCATCCAAGAGGGCAACACTGGATTATTGCGTGCGGTCGAGAAATTCGACCCGGACAAAGGCTTCAAATTTTCGACGTATGCTACCTGGTGGATTCGCCAGGCGATCACCCGTGCCATTGCCGATCAGGCGCGCACGATCCGTATCCCGGTGCACATGGTCGAGACTATCAACAAACTACTCCGCACGCAGCGCAAGCTGACCCAGGAACTGAACCGTGAGCCGACAATTGATGAATTGGCCGAGGCGCTTGACGAAACACCAGAGAAAATAAAATATGTGTTCAAGATCAAACAGGATATCCAGAGCCTTGATGCTAACATTGGTGGTAGCGATGACGATGACAGCTCGGAACTCGGGAATTTTGTCGAAGATGATTCGATGATCAAGCCCGAGGAGGCAGCGGCGGGACAATTGCTCCGCGAGCAGGTGCTCGATGTGGTAAATGGTCTGAACGATCGCGAGAAAAAGATTATCAAGATGCGATTTGGACTGGACGGCGATCGACCACATACGCTCGAGGAAGTTGGGGCCGAGTTCGCGGTCACGCGCGAACGTATCCGCCAGATCGAGGCCAAAGCTCTGAATAAACTTCGCAAACACAAGGACACGCGTAAACTCTATGACTACATCCAGTAG
- a CDS encoding ABC transporter permease, which translates to MAKSKRSFFGHNFGTVFSFEVVRTLKKKSFWLAIIAFPVLIVAIFGVITWSNQQANEAGKDLEDQHFSIGITDHSGVLPEAAVSAVGAKTMATRAEGIDKVKSGTLDAFFYYPGDLAKNAVEVYGQNVGIFENSRYMSVAQVLLEQSAMTQTTPDVAAILQGHVMYNSTTYREGEVYDPMSEMIVPGIFLVLLYVIIAIFGSQMLNATVEEKENRVMEIILTTIKSRTLIIGKIFAMLALILIQVVVIIGLILIAYLLLRNQLSLPDIDLSNLVFNWSRIAAAAALFMGSILLLSGLMVAIGAAVPTAKEAGQFFGIVITMIFVPLYAAPLFITSPDSLAVTLLTFFPLTAPIPLLIRNAIGNLGPLDTIMGVIMLFVFAAIIFMIAARLFQTGAVEYNKKMSLKSLFKR; encoded by the coding sequence ATGGCAAAGTCAAAACGCTCGTTTTTCGGTCATAATTTCGGTACAGTATTCAGTTTTGAGGTGGTTCGAACGCTCAAAAAGAAGTCATTTTGGCTAGCGATCATTGCTTTTCCAGTGTTGATCGTGGCGATCTTTGGTGTGATTACGTGGTCTAACCAGCAGGCGAATGAGGCTGGCAAAGATCTGGAGGACCAGCATTTTTCGATCGGAATCACCGATCATAGCGGAGTTTTGCCAGAGGCGGCCGTTAGTGCAGTCGGGGCAAAAACTATGGCGACGCGCGCGGAGGGTATAGACAAAGTAAAATCTGGCACGTTAGATGCGTTTTTCTATTACCCAGGAGATCTAGCGAAAAACGCAGTTGAGGTCTATGGTCAAAACGTGGGAATCTTTGAAAATAGCCGCTATATGTCGGTGGCGCAGGTGCTATTAGAGCAGTCTGCTATGACTCAGACCACGCCAGACGTAGCCGCGATCTTGCAGGGTCACGTTATGTATAACAGTACGACGTACCGAGAGGGCGAAGTGTATGATCCGATGTCGGAAATGATCGTGCCGGGAATATTTTTGGTGTTGCTGTACGTCATCATTGCGATCTTTGGTAGTCAAATGTTGAACGCCACGGTCGAGGAAAAGGAAAATCGTGTGATGGAGATAATTTTGACGACTATCAAGTCACGAACATTGATTATCGGCAAGATTTTCGCCATGTTGGCGCTGATTTTGATCCAGGTAGTGGTGATTATCGGTCTTATTTTGATCGCGTATCTGTTGCTACGGAACCAGCTGTCTCTACCGGATATTGATCTATCGAATTTGGTGTTTAATTGGTCGAGGATTGCGGCTGCTGCAGCCTTGTTTATGGGTAGCATATTGTTATTATCGGGCTTGATGGTGGCGATTGGCGCAGCGGTGCCGACCGCCAAAGAAGCGGGGCAGTTCTTTGGCATAGTCATCACGATGATATTCGTGCCGCTCTATGCCGCACCGCTGTTTATCACGAGCCCAGATTCATTGGCGGTGACGTTATTGACGTTCTTTCCCTTGACCGCGCCGATACCGCTGTTAATTAGAAATGCAATTGGCAATTTAGGGCCGCTAGATACGATCATGGGAGTAATCATGCTATTTGTGTTTGCGGCTATCATATTCATGATCGCAGCGCGCCTGTTTCAGACTGGGGCGGTTGAATATAATAAAAAGATGTCGCTAAAAAGTTTGTTCAAGCGATAA
- a CDS encoding ATP-binding cassette domain-containing protein, which produces MKFGDNTVIDNLSFEVRQGETFGFLGSNGSGKTTTLRALLGIYEPTEGSLLVKGKPYAVDGDVKIGYLPEERGLYKKETVIDTMVYFGKLKGMTTSAANDFSLQYLARVGLADHASMRLDKLSGGQQQKVQLGITIMDDPELLILDEPTKGFDPVNRRLLMEIIDDCQKQGATVVMVTHQMEEVERLCDRILLLKDGRAKEYGTLASVRKKYDGAHMDDIFVKIYEETGGDE; this is translated from the coding sequence ATGAAATTCGGCGATAATACCGTGATCGACAATTTGAGCTTTGAGGTGAGGCAGGGCGAGACGTTTGGGTTCCTCGGCAGTAACGGCTCGGGCAAGACAACGACATTGCGGGCGCTGCTCGGCATCTATGAGCCGACGGAAGGGAGCTTGCTCGTCAAGGGCAAGCCGTATGCGGTGGATGGAGATGTAAAAATCGGCTATTTGCCAGAAGAGCGCGGTCTCTATAAAAAAGAAACCGTGATCGATACCATGGTCTATTTTGGTAAATTAAAGGGCATGACCACATCAGCAGCGAACGACTTTTCGTTGCAATATCTGGCGCGCGTCGGGCTGGCTGATCACGCTAGTATGCGGCTCGACAAACTGTCGGGTGGGCAGCAGCAAAAAGTCCAGCTCGGCATCACCATTATGGACGATCCGGAACTCTTGATCCTCGACGAACCGACGAAGGGCTTTGATCCAGTCAATCGACGGCTGTTGATGGAGATTATCGATGATTGTCAAAAGCAAGGTGCAACAGTGGTGATGGTGACGCATCAAATGGAGGAAGTCGAACGGTTGTGCGATCGGATCTTGCTACTAAAGGACGGTCGTGCCAAAGAGTACGGCACACTAGCATCAGTGCGGAAAAAATACGACGGCGCGCATATGGATGATATTTTTGTGAAAATTTATGAAGAAACCGGAGGAGACGAATAA
- a CDS encoding DNA primase has product MNDAKEEVRARLAIEDVIGEYVQLKRAGRYWRGLSPFTNEKTPSFYVTPERDIWHDFSSNKGGDVFGFVMEVEGLDFRGALELLARKAGIDLGQYDNRTPKDLSQRKNRIFEMNHLAMNYFQREMVKSELALDYISGKRHLTRETVLEWGIGFAPENSQLKQLLLDKKFTETEIRGAGLIGGRGGEMFRSRMMIPLRDGQGQVVGFTGRIVGEGEPKYLNTPATILYDKGRQVFGLNFAKTAIRQQDFTVLVEGNLDVISSHQAGTRNVVACAGTALTRDHLKSLSRLSHNIRLCFDGDRAGVAATERAIGLAEDLEVRLSVISMQGAKDPDELIQENPALWQAAIERHTPAVDWVIDQYAEREDLATADGKKTLATKALGLIRNLRDPVDQEFYLKKVSRLTEVSLTALMQKMSSGGNNNTPSRRMLKPTKVTRREYTRRDEKYLLDNILAIALSQPRLRSVLHNLPDTYLTGTSGKAKYHLLGEKIEVDSELADKLAELEIVADRELDNVDERALLLGYLRELELSKLKARFEQLSRELASSLDGDDHDRITILNGAVNAIKRDLNVLEKTGARDDFAGLFKVWDRRKEENA; this is encoded by the coding sequence ATGAATGACGCCAAGGAAGAGGTGCGCGCACGACTGGCGATCGAAGATGTCATTGGTGAGTATGTCCAATTGAAACGAGCCGGGCGGTATTGGCGTGGCCTGAGTCCTTTTACGAATGAAAAAACGCCGAGTTTTTACGTGACGCCCGAGCGGGATATTTGGCATGACTTTTCATCGAACAAAGGCGGCGATGTGTTCGGTTTTGTCATGGAGGTCGAGGGCCTCGATTTTCGCGGTGCGTTAGAACTACTGGCGCGCAAGGCCGGTATCGATCTAGGCCAGTACGATAACCGCACGCCAAAGGATTTATCACAGCGCAAAAACCGGATTTTTGAAATGAATCATCTAGCGATGAACTATTTCCAGCGCGAAATGGTGAAATCTGAGTTAGCGTTAGATTATATTTCCGGCAAACGACATTTGACGCGTGAGACGGTGCTAGAGTGGGGTATCGGGTTTGCGCCCGAAAATTCGCAGTTGAAACAGTTACTATTAGATAAAAAATTTACTGAGACTGAGATTCGCGGGGCGGGGTTGATTGGCGGACGTGGCGGCGAGATGTTTCGCAGTCGTATGATGATTCCGCTGCGCGACGGACAGGGGCAAGTGGTCGGTTTTACGGGGCGGATTGTGGGTGAGGGCGAGCCGAAATACCTCAACACGCCGGCGACGATTCTATACGACAAAGGGCGACAGGTGTTTGGGCTGAATTTTGCCAAAACGGCGATTCGCCAGCAAGATTTCACCGTGCTCGTCGAGGGCAATCTCGATGTCATCAGTAGCCATCAGGCTGGTACTCGGAACGTAGTGGCGTGTGCTGGGACGGCTTTGACACGTGATCATTTGAAATCTCTCAGCCGATTGAGCCATAATATTCGACTGTGTTTTGATGGCGACCGGGCGGGCGTGGCCGCTACCGAGCGAGCGATTGGTTTAGCCGAAGATCTAGAGGTGAGATTATCGGTGATTAGTATGCAAGGCGCCAAGGACCCAGACGAATTGATCCAGGAGAACCCAGCGCTATGGCAGGCGGCGATCGAACGTCATACACCAGCAGTTGATTGGGTGATTGATCAATATGCCGAGCGCGAGGATCTAGCGACGGCTGATGGCAAAAAAACGCTCGCTACCAAGGCTCTAGGTTTGATACGCAATCTACGTGATCCAGTCGATCAGGAATTTTATCTGAAAAAAGTTTCGCGGCTCACGGAGGTATCGTTGACGGCCTTGATGCAGAAAATGTCCTCTGGCGGCAACAATAATACGCCGTCGCGGCGGATGTTGAAACCAACCAAAGTCACGCGCCGGGAATACACCAGACGAGATGAGAAATATCTGCTCGATAATATTCTCGCGATTGCCCTGAGCCAGCCGCGCTTGCGTAGCGTGCTGCATAATTTACCTGATACGTATCTGACCGGGACTTCGGGCAAGGCGAAGTATCATTTACTCGGTGAAAAGATCGAGGTTGATTCGGAGTTGGCCGATAAACTAGCTGAGCTCGAGATCGTGGCCGATCGGGAACTGGATAATGTGGACGAGCGGGCGCTACTACTCGGTTATTTGCGTGAGCTGGAGCTGTCGAAACTAAAGGCGCGATTCGAGCAGCTGTCGCGCGAGCTGGCGTCGTCGCTCGACGGTGATGATCATGATCGGATAACGATTCTGAACGGGGCGGTCAACGCGATCAAACGCGATCTCAATGTGTTAGAAAAAACTGGCGCGCGCGACGATTTTGCCGGACTATTCAAGGTTTGGGATCGACGCAAAGAGGAAAACGCCTAA
- a CDS encoding protein serine/threonine phosphatase 2C family protein → MTQKSNPSQRRTPNNQQGRGNRQGQPNRGRNSGNRGRSPRQDSRTRDIGGTAAKAAQAPREPAETQEKPPQTPEEQRGELQREVGRVVMAQVMDRVRMKMGGNPSSNDPALLRQQAESSAADFARAGGDADQLKATLGLLDLDDAGVQMIADFIASANEGLEASQGRQFYTEAHTSTQKIIDDMTKTGRARIVGPDGKLYDMELVAIDKTETVDTMPDCLSTELKRQVSAGQPFNIAGTYAVGGDAALLPNMMHGEIIAESKLRDIKRALDSDAGKHLDTAGGGKYTYSPIAADDSRLDQAYAEFAASPAGAYLIQELGVDRGAVLPTTAWYANHRTMQWHLHRSAGAPQQPTPPNQPTPGNKQPAMVVKPVAEEPAAKKPVPKPGPGLFPSAPKPPVPPATPTPAPETPKPTKAEHKQARKPEARHYRRLANALSNLFSKKAEEEQLLAQSPSVETKNRANRREIYNSAINYMGYGIPRSVIEADLDQVASIIGELQELGSGEDAYGKVQGEHSTLFTLSDGMGGTTNGAAASRLTVEAFLQDVGLTNIGDDDKLEDVVVAACEKMKQRIVAAQEKVFQFNVDHNSNSGATVVAAEVIGNRLVYGSVGDSSIFVVRNGKFILVTGDRGGHSNEIRSAIDGMSMEFNAMPEDLLKETTLDELSRLERSGAAWATGRLQVISSYDDVGVFELQDDDRVVLCSDGIMGDWSKIKGLRHHEGAGEQTLTDEQIVAAVGSGSVEEAIKRLIEIAKKGDDRTVEMFDIKLQS, encoded by the coding sequence ATGACACAAAAATCAAATCCAAGTCAGAGAAGAACCCCGAATAATCAACAGGGTCGGGGCAATCGCCAGGGTCAACCAAACAGAGGCAGGAATTCCGGTAACCGCGGTCGAAGTCCTCGCCAGGATTCTAGGACGCGCGATATTGGCGGAACGGCGGCAAAAGCAGCTCAAGCCCCCAGAGAACCAGCTGAAACCCAAGAAAAACCACCTCAAACCCCAGAGGAGCAACGAGGCGAGCTGCAACGTGAGGTCGGTCGAGTCGTTATGGCCCAGGTGATGGATCGGGTGCGGATGAAAATGGGCGGAAACCCTAGCTCGAATGATCCGGCGCTATTACGCCAGCAGGCTGAATCCTCAGCAGCCGATTTTGCGCGAGCTGGTGGCGACGCTGATCAGTTAAAAGCTACTCTAGGGCTATTAGATCTCGATGATGCTGGCGTCCAAATGATCGCTGATTTCATAGCTAGTGCTAATGAAGGCCTCGAGGCTAGCCAGGGACGACAGTTTTATACCGAGGCGCACACCTCGACACAGAAGATCATCGACGACATGACAAAGACTGGTCGGGCGCGAATCGTCGGACCAGACGGTAAATTATATGATATGGAGCTAGTCGCGATTGACAAAACCGAGACGGTTGATACGATGCCGGATTGTCTCAGCACCGAGCTAAAGCGCCAGGTATCTGCGGGCCAACCGTTTAATATCGCTGGCACCTATGCGGTCGGTGGTGACGCGGCACTGCTACCGAACATGATGCACGGTGAGATTATTGCCGAGAGCAAGCTGCGAGATATCAAGAGGGCGCTAGACTCGGACGCTGGCAAGCATCTCGACACGGCGGGCGGAGGCAAATATACCTATAGTCCTATCGCCGCTGATGATAGTCGTCTCGATCAGGCATATGCTGAGTTTGCTGCATCACCGGCTGGGGCATATCTGATCCAAGAGCTGGGTGTTGATAGGGGAGCGGTGCTACCGACAACGGCCTGGTACGCCAATCATCGAACCATGCAGTGGCATCTACATAGATCAGCAGGTGCGCCGCAACAGCCTACGCCGCCAAACCAGCCTACACCCGGCAACAAACAGCCAGCTATGGTGGTGAAACCTGTTGCGGAGGAGCCAGCTGCCAAGAAACCGGTTCCGAAACCGGGTCCGGGACTATTTCCGTCGGCGCCTAAACCACCAGTACCGCCAGCGACACCAACCCCAGCACCTGAGACGCCGAAACCTACGAAAGCCGAGCACAAACAGGCGCGCAAGCCCGAAGCTAGACACTATAGGAGGCTAGCTAATGCTCTCAGTAATCTCTTTTCGAAAAAAGCCGAAGAAGAGCAACTGCTGGCACAATCACCGTCAGTCGAAACTAAAAACCGGGCTAATCGCAGGGAAATCTATAATTCAGCCATCAATTATATGGGGTACGGTATACCGCGATCGGTTATTGAGGCTGATCTGGATCAAGTCGCGTCAATTATTGGTGAGCTACAGGAACTCGGCTCGGGCGAGGATGCTTATGGCAAGGTCCAGGGCGAACATTCGACACTATTCACATTGTCTGATGGTATGGGCGGGACTACTAATGGTGCAGCAGCTAGTCGACTCACGGTCGAAGCCTTTTTGCAAGATGTTGGTCTGACTAATATTGGAGACGACGATAAGCTTGAAGATGTTGTAGTCGCCGCCTGTGAGAAGATGAAACAACGCATAGTTGCGGCTCAGGAAAAAGTCTTTCAATTTAATGTGGATCACAATAGTAATTCGGGGGCTACGGTGGTAGCTGCTGAGGTGATCGGTAATAGACTCGTGTACGGTAGCGTCGGCGACAGCAGCATTTTTGTTGTGAGAAATGGCAAGTTTATTCTCGTGACTGGTGATCGTGGTGGCCATAGTAATGAAATCAGGAGCGCGATTGATGGGATGAGTATGGAGTTCAATGCCATGCCAGAGGACTTGTTAAAGGAAACAACGCTTGATGAGCTCAGCCGCCTCGAGCGATCTGGTGCAGCTTGGGCTACAGGCAGACTTCAGGTCATTAGCAGTTATGACGACGTCGGAGTTTTTGAGTTGCAGGACGATGACAGGGTAGTGCTCTGTAGTGATGGTATCATGGGCGACTGGTCCAAAATAAAAGGCTTGCGTCATCACGAAGGTGCCGGTGAGCAGACGTTAACCGATGAACAGATCGTGGCCGCCGTTGGTTCAGGCAGTGTCGAAGAAGCCATAAAACGCCTGATCGAAATCGCCAAAAAAGGCGATGATCGAACCGTAGAAATGTTCGATATTAAATTGCAGAGCTAG